Genomic segment of Paenibacillus sp. FSL R5-0623:
TGCTTCAGGCCAAAGGTGCCGAACCTACTCTGGAACAATTGCTGATTGCGCAAATTCGAGTGATGATAATTCCAGAGGAATTGGAAAATATGGCCGTATATTTGGCAGGGTGCGTTAATGATGATGGTTATCTGACGGTTGAACTGGCAGAGGTGCAAGCAACACTTGAGCTTCCGATGAGCAAGATTGCAGCGGGACTGGAGCTTCTCCAATCAATGGACCCTGCTGGTGTGGGGGCCCGGAATCTGCAAGAATGTCTGTTGCTCCAGATTAGACGTGATCCATCAGCCGCGCTGAATGCGGAGCGGATGGTGGAAGCCGGATTGGAAGCACTGGTTCCATTTCACCCAGGTAGAACAGGGAGTCGATTAGGCATGACTTCGCAGGAAGCTCAGACTGCCTATGACTATATTACACGTCTCGACCCCAAGCCCTGCCGATCCATCGGATGTACGGAACGACCACATTACATTATTCCAGATGCCATTGTAGGGTTGCGTAACGGTGAGGCCCATTTTAGCCTGCATGTGGCAGGTAACCCTCGTGTATCGATGAATGAAGCGTGCATCCGCTGGATCAGGGAAGCGGCGCCTGATGAAATCTGGGCTCACCGCGCCGCAGAAGCTAGGGCGATCATTCGGAGTGTACACCTGCGGCGCAGGACTTTAGTGCGTGTGCTGGCGGCCGTGATGGAAGAGCAAAGGCACTTTTTGGTCAAGGGCCCATCCGCGCTTAAACCGCTTAATCTGGCTATTATTGCAGAGAAGATTGGCATGCATGAATCAACGGTAAGTCGTGCGGTGAACGGTAAATACATTGACACCCCACATGGTGTATATGAACTCAGGGCTTTTTTTGACTCGGGAATCCGTACAACGTCAGGGGATAAAACATCAGCATCAGCGGTGAAACGCAGATTAAAAGAAATCATTCGCATGGAACAGACTCAGCGTCCATACTCGGATAGTCATTTGGCTACACTGCTCACCGAGGAGGGGATTGTTATCTCCCGCAGAACGGTTGCCAAGTACAGGGAGGAACTTCAGATTCTGCCTTCCCTAGAGCGTAAACGGTGGGCTTAATCGAATAGCTGGCGTCTTATCATCTCTGAATATAAGAACCCCCGCAAACCGGATAAACGGTCTGCGGGGGTTCTTGTTAATTATTTGTGTTTGGGTTGCTGCATCAGTTTTCCTGATTACCTACAAACGTTCCATATTACGCAGGAAGTGTTCTCCGGCAATCCCTGGTGTAGTCATCTGTTCCGGATGAAGAATCTCTTCCAGTTCTTCCGGTGTCAGCAATCCGCGTTCGAGAATAATCTCTTGCAAGGTAAGTCCAGTTTTGAGCGCTTCCTTCACAATGGAAGCAGCCACATTATAACCTAAGTGCGGGTTCAACGCCGTAACCACACTGAAACTTTGTTTCATGATTAATTCGCAGCGTTCCCGGTTAGCTTCCATCTCTTCCACTGCATAACGTGTGAAAACATCGATACCGTTATTCATGATTTTCAAGGATTGCAGCAAGTTGAACGCAATAACTGGGCCCATGACATTCAGCTCGAATTGACCGGCTTCACACGCCATACAGATCGTATGGTCGTTCCCCATCACCTGGAAGGATACCTGGTTAATGACTTCCGCCATAACGGGGTTGACTTTGCCTGGCATAATGGACGAACCTGGCTGACGCGGTGGCAAGAGCAATTCATTGAATCCTGCACGCGGACCTGAAGCCATCAAACGAATATCATTACAGATTTTGGAAAGGCTAACCGCACATACCTTCAGCGCCGCTGAAAGTTCCAGATAGGCATCTGTGTTCTGCGTTGCATCCACGAGATCCTCAGCTGTTTGTAGTGGAAGTCCGGTAACATCAGACAGGTGCTCTGTAACCTTGACGATGTATTCGGGTTTGGCATTGAGTCCTGTACCTACGGCAGTTGCACCCATGTTAATGGTAAGCAAGCGGCGATTGGCGAATTCAAGACGCTCAATATCCCGTCCGATTACACGGGCATAAGCTCCGAATTCTTGTCCAAGGCGAATAGGTACGGCATCCTGAAGATGGGTACGGCCAACCTTGACCACATCGTTGAATTCCAGTTCTTTTTTACGGAACGCATCCTGTAGTCTTCTCATGGTAGCGAGTAACGTCTCCGACAGTTGGTACGCCGCAATGCGCAGCGCTGTAGGTACCACGTCATTGGTAGACTGGGACATGTTCACATGATTATTTGGATTGCAATGGAAGTAGTCTCCCTTGCTTTTCGTTAACAGTTCCAGCCCGCGGTTGGCCAAAATTTCGTTCATATTCATATTCATGGAGGTGCCTGCACCACCCTGAATGGAGTCTACAATAAAATGATCCAAATGATGGCCTTTCATCATTTCTTCAGCCGCCATGACGATCACATCGCCAATCTTGCTCGGCAGCATTTTCAACTCCATGTTGGTAATCGCTGCTGCCTTCTTCACCGCAGCCAGAGCCGTGATCAGCTCCCGGTGTACCGGAACGCCGGTAATCGGGAAGTTTTCCACGGCCCGTACCGTCTGAATTCCGTAATAAGCATAAGCCGGGATTTCTTTTTCACCGATAAAATCTTTCTCCGTCCGTGTGGACATAGTAGACATCTCGTTCGCCTCCAGTGGCATCAATAAAAATAGTTCGGCTTCAGTGTTGCTGAAGCGCACTCAGTATATCATTTAAGCAAAATGGATGCCAATCTAAATCATTTGTCCTCTTGTGCCGATAATAAATAAAATTAGGGATATTAAATTGGGATATTATTCAATTTTTAAGAAAGGGAGGGGGGCCAGCTTGTCTTATACATTATGCGCTTTATGGTAGAGAAGTCATGCATGAACGGCAAGTATGGGAGGAATAGAACGTTTTCAGTGATGTATA
This window contains:
- the rpoN gene encoding RNA polymerase factor sigma-54, translating into MLGVQLVQEQRIRLSITPEMKQSFHLLTMSGQDLTRYLLDAAEENPVLELEEQAAPLARIPRRMDQRRYDSYDPLLQAKGAEPTLEQLLIAQIRVMIIPEELENMAVYLAGCVNDDGYLTVELAEVQATLELPMSKIAAGLELLQSMDPAGVGARNLQECLLLQIRRDPSAALNAERMVEAGLEALVPFHPGRTGSRLGMTSQEAQTAYDYITRLDPKPCRSIGCTERPHYIIPDAIVGLRNGEAHFSLHVAGNPRVSMNEACIRWIREAAPDEIWAHRAAEARAIIRSVHLRRRTLVRVLAAVMEEQRHFLVKGPSALKPLNLAIIAEKIGMHESTVSRAVNGKYIDTPHGVYELRAFFDSGIRTTSGDKTSASAVKRRLKEIIRMEQTQRPYSDSHLATLLTEEGIVISRRTVAKYREELQILPSLERKRWA
- a CDS encoding aspartate ammonia-lyase, producing the protein MSTMSTRTEKDFIGEKEIPAYAYYGIQTVRAVENFPITGVPVHRELITALAAVKKAAAITNMELKMLPSKIGDVIVMAAEEMMKGHHLDHFIVDSIQGGAGTSMNMNMNEILANRGLELLTKSKGDYFHCNPNNHVNMSQSTNDVVPTALRIAAYQLSETLLATMRRLQDAFRKKELEFNDVVKVGRTHLQDAVPIRLGQEFGAYARVIGRDIERLEFANRRLLTINMGATAVGTGLNAKPEYIVKVTEHLSDVTGLPLQTAEDLVDATQNTDAYLELSAALKVCAVSLSKICNDIRLMASGPRAGFNELLLPPRQPGSSIMPGKVNPVMAEVINQVSFQVMGNDHTICMACEAGQFELNVMGPVIAFNLLQSLKIMNNGIDVFTRYAVEEMEANRERCELIMKQSFSVVTALNPHLGYNVAASIVKEALKTGLTLQEIILERGLLTPEELEEILHPEQMTTPGIAGEHFLRNMERL